Proteins encoded together in one Pontiella desulfatans window:
- a CDS encoding 2-oxoacid:acceptor oxidoreductase family protein, translating into MSNVTNVKFAGLGGQGILTCTDILGRVVFDLGNDVKKAEVHGMSQRGGAITSDLRYGEKVLSPMIPVGAADYLVVLGDDQIDVNKHHMKAGGILVKPSDFDADKLSNKRTLNVALLGALSKHMDFTVEQWMDAIRAQFPERLVDVNEQAFLLGRGEGAD; encoded by the coding sequence ATGAGCAATGTAACAAACGTAAAATTTGCCGGGCTGGGCGGGCAGGGGATCCTGACCTGCACCGATATCCTGGGGCGTGTCGTGTTCGATCTGGGCAACGACGTGAAAAAGGCCGAAGTGCACGGCATGAGCCAGCGCGGCGGGGCGATTACCTCCGACCTGCGCTACGGCGAAAAGGTGCTCAGCCCGATGATTCCCGTCGGCGCGGCCGACTATTTAGTTGTACTCGGCGATGACCAGATCGACGTCAACAAACACCACATGAAGGCCGGTGGGATTCTTGTGAAACCGTCCGATTTCGATGCCGATAAGCTGAGCAACAAACGGACGTTGAACGTGGCGCTGCTTGGTGCGTTGAGCAAGCACATGGACTTTACCGTGGAGCAGTGGATGGACGCCATCCGTGCGCAGTTCCCCGAGCGCCTGGTGGACGTGAATGAACAAGCGTTCCTTTTGGGCCGCGGCGAAGGCGCGGACTAA
- a CDS encoding thiamine pyrophosphate-dependent enzyme, with protein MSSERKLMSGNEAVALGAMHAGCALGVGYPGTPSTEILENYSKLEGCRAQWSPNEKVALEVGIGVAFAGTRTLVTMKHVGVNVAADPLFTVAYTGVTGGMVLAVADDPGMASSQNEQDSRNYARAAGVPMLEPADSQEAYEMTKLAFEISERWNQPVMLRLCTRVCHSKTIVVPGSSTDVPQANYVRDIKERVMIPAYARPAHKKLRAKLAEMEAWNCSEGPNKMFGGHSSLGIIANGVSALHAQEAAPDAKVMKLGMVYPLPMKAILEFIDSVDDCIIVEEGDPFIQTEVQAAGGKVRPRMERYRYGELDVVRVKRIIDGDDSEEAAPPKGKPPQLCDGCPHRASFQLLKNIGCTITGDIGCYTLSVLPPFETMDTCICMGGSIGIGLGMRHVLPEEQARKVVSVIGDGTFMHSGLTGVAEMVYNRPKYGHVIVILDNGTTAMTGLQEHPGTGKKLDHHPTEKTVSLEATCEAMGVDRVVILDPSREMEQFEQTMKDAMASNDLTIVIARRPCILAIVRDAKFERGEKVR; from the coding sequence ATGAGCAGTGAACGAAAACTGATGAGCGGCAACGAGGCCGTGGCGCTGGGCGCCATGCACGCCGGTTGCGCGCTGGGCGTCGGGTATCCCGGTACGCCCTCGACCGAAATCCTGGAAAACTATTCGAAGCTGGAGGGCTGCCGCGCCCAGTGGTCGCCCAACGAAAAGGTGGCGCTGGAAGTCGGTATCGGCGTGGCCTTCGCCGGCACCCGCACGCTGGTGACCATGAAACACGTGGGTGTGAATGTTGCGGCCGATCCGCTCTTCACGGTGGCCTACACCGGCGTGACCGGCGGCATGGTCTTGGCCGTGGCCGACGACCCCGGCATGGCCTCCTCGCAGAACGAGCAGGATTCGCGCAACTATGCGCGCGCCGCCGGCGTCCCGATGCTTGAACCCGCCGACTCGCAGGAAGCCTACGAAATGACCAAGCTCGCCTTCGAGATTTCCGAAAGATGGAACCAGCCGGTCATGCTGCGTCTATGCACGCGGGTTTGCCATTCCAAGACCATCGTGGTGCCCGGCAGCTCGACCGACGTTCCCCAAGCCAACTATGTCCGCGACATCAAGGAGCGCGTCATGATTCCGGCCTATGCCCGCCCTGCGCACAAGAAGCTGCGCGCCAAGCTGGCCGAAATGGAGGCGTGGAACTGTTCGGAAGGCCCGAACAAAATGTTCGGAGGCCATTCCTCGCTCGGCATCATTGCAAACGGCGTCTCCGCGTTGCACGCGCAGGAAGCCGCGCCGGATGCGAAGGTCATGAAGCTCGGCATGGTCTATCCGCTGCCGATGAAGGCCATTCTTGAATTCATCGATTCGGTCGACGACTGCATCATTGTGGAAGAGGGCGACCCCTTCATCCAGACCGAGGTTCAGGCGGCCGGCGGCAAGGTGCGCCCGCGCATGGAGCGCTACCGCTACGGCGAGTTGGACGTCGTCCGCGTCAAGCGGATCATCGACGGCGACGATTCCGAAGAGGCCGCCCCGCCGAAAGGCAAGCCGCCGCAACTGTGCGATGGCTGTCCGCACCGCGCCAGCTTCCAGCTGCTGAAGAATATCGGATGCACCATCACTGGCGACATCGGCTGCTACACCCTCAGCGTGTTGCCGCCGTTCGAGACCATGGATACCTGCATCTGCATGGGCGGCTCCATCGGCATTGGCCTCGGCATGCGCCACGTCCTGCCCGAAGAGCAGGCCCGCAAGGTCGTCAGTGTGATCGGCGACGGCACCTTCATGCATAGCGGGCTGACCGGCGTTGCGGAAATGGTCTACAACCGCCCGAAGTATGGCCATGTGATCGTCATCCTCGACAACGGCACCACGGCCATGACCGGGCTGCAGGAGCATCCGGGAACCGGCAAGAAGCTCGACCATCATCCAACCGAAAAGACGGTTTCGCTCGAAGCCACCTGCGAGGCCATGGGCGTCGATCGCGTGGTGATTCTCGATCCGTCGCGCGAGATGGAACAATTCGAGCAGACGATGAAGGATGCCATGGCCTCGAACGACCTCACCATCGTCATTGCCCGCCGCCCCTGCATCCTCGCCATCGTGCGCGATGCCAAATTCGAACGCGGCGAAAAGGTGAGATAG
- a CDS encoding acyl-CoA thioesterase: MIPAGWAHRDSPKRCRTLLKPVAESGLNVRLFSSRESVFRHTHQLRVRYSESDRMGTFYNSRLLEWMEVGRSELTRAAGIPYVEWEKRGVMAPIVEANLKFRGRAGYDDLLNIETSCEREGRARIKFESVITQGETGQPVAEGFTIHALTNPEGKPLRIPQWVNELLGDMTE, from the coding sequence ATGATACCAGCGGGCTGGGCGCATCGGGATTCTCCTAAACGGTGTCGAACACTCTTGAAACCCGTTGCAGAATCCGGTTTAAATGTACGCTTATTTTCTTCGAGGGAATCTGTGTTCAGGCATACACACCAACTTAGGGTACGCTATAGCGAGTCGGATCGAATGGGAACATTCTATAATTCGCGCCTGTTGGAGTGGATGGAGGTCGGGCGTTCCGAGCTTACGCGGGCCGCCGGGATTCCCTATGTTGAATGGGAAAAGCGCGGTGTGATGGCGCCGATTGTCGAGGCCAATCTTAAATTTCGGGGGCGGGCCGGATACGACGACCTGCTGAATATTGAAACATCGTGTGAACGCGAGGGACGTGCTCGGATCAAATTCGAGTCGGTCATCACGCAGGGGGAGACGGGCCAGCCCGTTGCCGAGGGATTTACGATCCACGCCCTCACGAACCCCGAAGGGAAGCCGTTGCGCATTCCGCAGTGGGTGAACGAATTGCTCGGAGATATGACAGAATAA